The Pseudomonas berkeleyensis genome includes a region encoding these proteins:
- a CDS encoding NAD-dependent epimerase/dehydratase family protein, translating into MRKLSSPFAASGNKRRFFITGGAGFIGSRLLEVLLPEAHVAVFDNLSVGLPMPAARPGLSTFLGDIRDPERVEQALREFEPDTLIHLAALHHIPSCEADPRLAVEVNVLGLQTVLDACAKQGCKRVLLASSGAVYAVADQPLHEDMQLHPCDVYAGTKLSNEHQLALWAERTGASGIIARLFNAIGWGDPNGHLIPEVLRRMEGAPAGSHIRLAMGNLHTRRDFVDVRDLATGLAALANHAPWPEQRASAYNLCSGRETAITDIVNGLARCLGLTVEIHSDPALRRKVDRPSQWGAPEKTTETTGWHAATPLDDSLQEIVTEWQKHKANA; encoded by the coding sequence GTGCGGAAGTTGTCTTCACCATTCGCAGCATCGGGGAATAAAAGGCGGTTTTTCATCACAGGCGGAGCAGGATTCATTGGTAGTCGCCTGCTGGAAGTATTACTACCAGAGGCGCACGTCGCCGTTTTCGACAATTTGTCCGTCGGCCTGCCCATGCCCGCGGCTCGCCCTGGCCTCAGCACTTTCCTTGGCGACATACGTGACCCAGAGCGCGTTGAACAGGCATTGCGCGAGTTCGAGCCGGATACGCTGATTCACCTGGCGGCGCTGCATCACATCCCCAGCTGTGAAGCGGATCCCAGGCTGGCTGTTGAGGTCAATGTCCTGGGCCTGCAGACCGTTCTCGATGCCTGTGCAAAGCAAGGCTGCAAACGCGTCCTGCTGGCCTCCAGCGGCGCGGTTTACGCCGTCGCGGATCAGCCTCTTCACGAAGACATGCAACTGCATCCCTGCGATGTCTATGCCGGCACCAAACTGAGCAACGAACACCAACTGGCATTGTGGGCCGAGCGCACTGGGGCCAGTGGCATCATTGCCCGACTGTTCAATGCCATCGGCTGGGGCGACCCCAATGGCCATCTGATCCCTGAGGTCTTGAGACGCATGGAAGGTGCACCGGCGGGCTCGCATATACGCCTGGCAATGGGCAACCTGCATACTCGTCGCGACTTCGTCGATGTCAGGGATCTCGCCACCGGTCTGGCCGCACTGGCCAACCATGCACCGTGGCCCGAGCAACGAGCCAGTGCCTACAACCTGTGCAGCGGTCGCGAAACGGCAATTACCGATATCGTCAATGGCCTGGCTCGATGCCTGGGCCTGACCGTAGAGATTCACAGCGATCCAGCCCTGCGCCGCAAGGTCGACCGTCCTAGCCAATGGGGGGCTCCGGAAAAGACCACGGAGACCACGGGCTGGCATGCAGCGACACCGCTCGATGACAGCCTTCAGGAGATCGTGACAGAGTGGCAGAAGCATAAGGCCAACGCATGA
- the asnB gene encoding asparagine synthase (glutamine-hydrolyzing): MRAALDCLAHRGPDAEGMHAAWGGRLLLGHRRLAILDTNTAASQPMIDPLTATALVFNGAIYNYRELRADLQALGAVFSTGSDTEVILLAWRHWGTACFQRFNGMWALAIHDGPSGKLYLSRDRLGVKPLYCRRSADCLAVASELKAVLAASQAPLRVDPAAALDYLSLGLLDHRPSSFLQDIIEVPPGALWCVTPDGFIEQRRFHDWPEVDPDLQCETVAKALPELLVDAVGLRLRSDVALAAQLSGGMDSGSVAWAIGQQRQALEHFQGFFSYGYDGEIGQEHDETAAALRTLEHVAPGLPYHRVAAAACPQLAELEQLIAVQELPVATPSILAGWRLFRAISATGAKVVLTGDGSDELFAGYTRRYLPLALRRALGRLDFAQAGALLASDELSYGIALRRLVWSLPASALYGLFRRQPHMRVLREGFLNAQREALQGVIALQRQELDVQGVDDVRRVLLPQILRYGDRNAMAWGIESRSPFLDYRIAELAMRLPASRKVGPAGGKLPLRMAMTGRLPDAVVRGHKNRGLGNAEQYQVGHMNLTELLEAPPQAAADFIDIAQLREQLRRQPGNPRLWWPVCFLLWLRWLETGPGRLTC; encoded by the coding sequence ATGCGAGCTGCGTTGGATTGTCTGGCGCATCGCGGGCCGGATGCTGAAGGCATGCATGCGGCCTGGGGTGGTCGGCTGCTGCTGGGGCATCGTCGTCTTGCGATTCTCGATACCAATACGGCGGCGTCCCAGCCCATGATTGACCCGCTGACGGCAACCGCGCTGGTCTTCAATGGCGCGATCTACAACTATCGTGAGTTGCGCGCTGATTTGCAGGCACTGGGCGCCGTTTTCAGCACGGGCTCCGATACGGAGGTCATTCTGCTGGCCTGGCGTCATTGGGGCACGGCGTGCTTCCAGCGTTTCAATGGTATGTGGGCGCTGGCGATACACGATGGGCCTTCCGGGAAGCTGTATCTGAGTCGTGATCGCCTTGGGGTCAAACCCCTGTATTGCCGGCGATCGGCGGATTGCCTGGCGGTGGCCAGCGAACTCAAGGCTGTGCTGGCAGCCAGCCAGGCGCCGCTAAGGGTCGACCCCGCCGCGGCATTGGACTACCTGAGCCTGGGCTTGCTCGATCATCGTCCTTCCAGTTTCCTGCAGGACATCATCGAGGTACCACCCGGGGCACTATGGTGTGTCACGCCGGATGGCTTCATCGAGCAACGACGTTTTCATGACTGGCCCGAGGTCGATCCAGACTTGCAATGCGAGACGGTCGCCAAGGCGCTGCCCGAGCTTCTCGTGGATGCCGTCGGTTTGCGTCTGCGCTCCGATGTCGCGCTTGCCGCGCAGCTTTCCGGTGGTATGGACTCGGGTAGCGTGGCCTGGGCCATCGGTCAGCAACGCCAGGCGCTGGAGCATTTCCAGGGCTTTTTTTCCTATGGCTACGATGGCGAGATAGGCCAGGAGCACGACGAAACGGCGGCAGCCTTGCGCACCCTGGAGCATGTCGCGCCTGGGTTGCCGTATCACCGGGTAGCGGCTGCCGCCTGTCCGCAACTGGCGGAGCTTGAACAATTGATCGCGGTGCAGGAGTTGCCAGTGGCGACGCCGAGCATTCTGGCGGGGTGGCGCCTGTTCCGGGCTATCTCGGCAACCGGGGCGAAGGTGGTACTGACGGGGGATGGCAGTGATGAGCTGTTTGCCGGCTATACCCGGCGCTATCTGCCGTTGGCACTGCGTCGAGCGCTCGGGCGATTGGATTTTGCACAGGCGGGTGCACTTCTGGCGAGTGATGAGCTGTCATACGGCATTGCACTGCGCCGCTTGGTCTGGAGTCTACCCGCCTCGGCCTTGTATGGCCTGTTCCGCCGGCAGCCGCATATGCGCGTGCTCCGTGAGGGCTTCCTGAATGCTCAGCGAGAGGCATTGCAGGGCGTGATCGCTCTGCAGCGCCAGGAGCTCGATGTGCAGGGCGTCGATGATGTGAGGCGGGTGCTGCTGCCGCAGATTCTGCGCTATGGCGATCGCAATGCCATGGCCTGGGGCATCGAGTCACGATCCCCATTTCTGGACTACCGCATCGCCGAGCTGGCCATGCGCCTACCCGCATCACGCAAGGTTGGGCCGGCGGGTGGCAAGCTGCCGCTGCGCATGGCGATGACTGGCCGTCTGCCGGATGCCGTGGTGCGTGGGCACAAGAATCGCGGGTTGGGCAATGCCGAGCAGTACCAGGTTGGCCATATGAACCTGACCGAACTGCTCGAGGCACCTCCGCAGGCCGCAGCAGATTTCATCGACATCGCGCAGCTACGCGAACAGCTACGTCGCCAGCCAGGCAACCCCAGATTGTGGTGGCCGGTCTGTTTCCTGCTTTGGCTGCGTTGGCTGGAGACCGGGCCGGGGCGACTAACGTGCTGA
- a CDS encoding glycosyltransferase family 4 protein — translation MTPARILHVYKNFQPHTGGGGVSRHIAGLADLALQEGHSIRVIAQAIDPDAGAGRYEVHHASKANLLADVRWADIVHVHGSRTPISLRTAYMAHRLNKKVVYTPHCYYDHDSSTGKRAAKWLWDQLAERWLLKRADATVLLAEFWLDYLQTRNLRVTRPVFIPNCVLLKSLPQNAMGTELEGSPALLSVGRLDCVKRLEDAIAALSQPGLEQAVLHLVGTGPDRARLEHLAASQGLSERVQFHGFVSDNDVAGMSAAADAFLLPSEMEGMPTVIIEMLLHRCPVVASDIPGNRAILAQVGLEDALYPLADVSRLVQCIVQQSRGRISDEHHRRTMNTFTWEGIRQRVKALYENLSAR, via the coding sequence ATGACTCCTGCACGCATCCTGCACGTCTACAAGAACTTCCAACCTCATACTGGCGGTGGTGGCGTTTCGCGCCACATCGCCGGCCTGGCCGATCTGGCATTGCAAGAGGGGCATTCGATACGCGTGATCGCTCAGGCTATAGACCCTGACGCGGGTGCAGGCCGCTATGAAGTCCATCATGCGAGCAAGGCCAACCTGCTGGCCGACGTTCGCTGGGCGGATATCGTGCATGTCCATGGCTCACGCACACCGATCAGTCTACGTACGGCGTACATGGCCCATCGTCTGAACAAGAAAGTCGTCTACACACCACATTGTTACTACGATCACGACAGCAGCACCGGTAAACGCGCGGCCAAGTGGCTATGGGATCAACTGGCCGAACGCTGGCTCCTGAAGCGGGCTGATGCCACCGTGTTACTGGCTGAATTCTGGCTGGACTATCTACAGACCCGAAACCTGCGCGTCACCCGCCCGGTATTCATCCCCAACTGTGTGCTGCTGAAGAGCCTGCCTCAGAACGCCATGGGCACAGAACTCGAGGGCTCGCCGGCCTTGCTGTCGGTGGGACGACTCGACTGCGTCAAACGCCTCGAAGACGCCATTGCAGCGCTTAGCCAACCTGGACTCGAGCAGGCAGTGCTGCATCTGGTCGGCACCGGCCCTGACCGTGCACGCCTGGAACATCTGGCCGCCAGCCAGGGACTGAGTGAACGGGTACAGTTCCACGGCTTCGTCAGCGACAACGATGTCGCCGGGATGTCGGCTGCAGCCGATGCATTCCTGCTCCCGTCGGAAATGGAAGGCATGCCGACAGTGATCATCGAAATGCTGTTGCACCGTTGCCCGGTGGTCGCCAGCGACATTCCAGGCAACCGGGCGATCCTCGCCCAAGTCGGCCTGGAGGATGCGCTCTACCCACTCGCGGATGTCAGCCGACTCGTGCAATGCATCGTGCAGCAGTCTCGAGGCAGGATCAGCGACGAACATCATCGACGCACGATGAATACCTTCACCTGGGAAGGTATTCGTCAACGCGTAAAAGCCCTCTACGAAAACCTGTCAGCACGTTAG
- a CDS encoding TylF/MycF/NovP-related O-methyltransferase, whose translation MPSFKDRARLIYWQLRARTHFNRNDVHGALHRAWAYVHATQLSGDYYEFGVYRGHSLISSWLSYRRCNGRILNSKDLPYERKGSVANFMSHQSMFYGFDSFSGMPENDEGEDTLATGTFMATEQSTRELCAAVGLKAPRLRLVPGFFSDNAHAIGSAPAAIVHLDCDLYLSTRDALNMIGPRLVQGSVLLCDDHDLFRASNDKGQRRALREFLEQSQIELEPWFAYGAASRAYLCHVPNRDGQTAPQ comes from the coding sequence ATGCCCAGTTTCAAGGATCGAGCGCGCCTGATCTACTGGCAGCTACGCGCGCGCACGCACTTCAACCGCAACGATGTCCACGGTGCGTTGCACCGCGCCTGGGCTTACGTACATGCAACACAACTCAGTGGCGACTACTACGAATTTGGGGTTTATCGCGGGCACAGCCTGATTAGCTCATGGCTGTCTTACCGTCGCTGCAATGGACGGATTCTGAACTCCAAGGATCTTCCCTATGAGCGCAAAGGTAGCGTTGCAAACTTCATGTCTCATCAGAGCATGTTCTACGGTTTCGACAGCTTCTCGGGCATGCCGGAAAATGATGAGGGCGAAGATACCCTTGCCACTGGCACATTCATGGCAACTGAACAAAGCACGCGGGAACTCTGTGCCGCTGTTGGCCTGAAGGCGCCACGCCTGCGCTTGGTGCCCGGTTTTTTCAGCGACAACGCCCATGCCATCGGCTCAGCCCCTGCCGCCATCGTGCATCTGGATTGCGATCTTTATCTATCCACGCGTGATGCTTTGAACATGATAGGCCCCCGACTGGTACAGGGCAGCGTCCTGCTATGCGACGATCATGATCTGTTCCGCGCCAGCAATGACAAGGGCCAGCGCAGGGCATTGCGCGAGTTCCTGGAGCAAAGCCAGATCGAACTTGAGCCCTGGTTTGCCTATGGCGCGGCATCGCGTGCCTACTTGTGCCATGTGCCTAACCGAGACGGACAGACGGCCCCACAATAG
- a CDS encoding nucleotidyltransferase domain-containing protein: protein MPEITEQEWTTLLDMASQHRLLPLLQWQLKHEDVRDSIPVAVHERLAAACQRSTLRCLRQGAALRQVTQLLDEAGIDSLVLKGAYLAFYVYPAAGLRPMRDLDILVPYAQALRAFECLQQAGFVQSEQSKGHARDWLDKHWHLPPLIDGHGVCIEVHSSIFTTDIHDAYLSHAQLRARAIEAQAPGAPTMRVLSPTDQLLHLIVHAVYQHQLDNGPLIFSDIAMLLEKHSIDWPLFWRLAEHGGYSKGCYLLLEMTRQAWPQLELPPIAAEHQPSSEVMHVSKQLLLNSQQSHRDAYYLMLLDKQQTLAGKLRIYSQALFPSREKLLSTQGTPDSALLGYWMRWQRFFTQRLPEHLRARRDPQLGEQTRLLADFERWLNS from the coding sequence GTGCCTGAAATCACCGAGCAGGAATGGACGACGCTGCTGGACATGGCCAGCCAGCATCGCTTGCTGCCACTGCTGCAATGGCAGCTGAAACATGAAGATGTACGCGACTCGATACCCGTAGCAGTCCATGAACGCCTGGCCGCTGCCTGCCAGCGCTCGACGCTCAGATGCCTCAGGCAGGGCGCGGCGCTTCGACAGGTTACCCAGCTACTGGATGAGGCCGGAATTGACAGCCTGGTGCTCAAGGGCGCTTACCTGGCCTTCTATGTTTATCCTGCAGCGGGTCTGCGCCCAATGCGGGATCTGGATATCCTCGTCCCTTATGCGCAGGCCTTGCGCGCGTTCGAATGCCTGCAGCAAGCAGGTTTCGTCCAGTCCGAGCAGTCCAAGGGGCATGCCAGGGACTGGCTGGACAAACACTGGCATCTCCCCCCGCTGATCGATGGCCACGGGGTTTGCATCGAAGTGCACAGCAGCATCTTCACAACGGATATACATGACGCTTATCTGAGTCACGCCCAATTGCGTGCTCGCGCCATCGAGGCTCAAGCCCCCGGCGCTCCGACCATGCGAGTGCTTTCACCCACGGATCAGTTGCTGCACCTGATCGTGCATGCGGTTTACCAGCATCAACTCGATAACGGCCCCCTGATCTTCAGCGACATCGCCATGCTGCTGGAGAAACACAGCATCGATTGGCCGCTCTTCTGGCGCCTTGCCGAGCATGGCGGTTACAGCAAGGGATGTTACCTATTGCTGGAAATGACGCGCCAGGCTTGGCCCCAGCTGGAATTGCCGCCAATAGCCGCAGAGCATCAACCCAGCAGCGAAGTCATGCATGTCAGCAAGCAGTTGCTTCTGAACAGCCAACAGTCGCACCGGGACGCCTATTACCTCATGCTGCTGGACAAGCAACAGACGCTTGCGGGCAAGCTGCGAATATATTCCCAAGCACTGTTTCCCTCACGCGAAAAGCTACTCAGCACGCAGGGCACGCCAGATTCAGCCTTACTCGGCTACTGGATGCGTTGGCAGCGTTTCTTCACACAGCGCCTGCCGGAACATCTGAGGGCCAGACGTGACCCGCAACTGGGCGAACAGACCCGCTTACTGGCGGACTTCGAGCGTTGGCTCAATTCCTAG
- a CDS encoding ABC transporter ATP-binding protein, with amino-acid sequence MTLAVATSAFMRLLRRAPTKKVVSLFALMVLCGLTEGLGIAIVIPLLHVLQPSPDTSANLTSPLLSAAGGFGDWLTPGPLLTLFVLLVGLRSLIQYGREQQAVHLQHLLIDNLRRECFSALLHAEWRWFIKRRRSDLASLLLNDINRIGNGLNFGLATLATLMTMAVYLIAALLLSWQMTLLVLLSAALLLAALNGQRHNALALGQGLSAAFKKMHANVQDSLTGIRLSKTLGREEIHLEQFEQAMHDMRVQQERFSATSGKTKALFQCSGVALLAFYLYMGLEFWSVATAQLLTLVLIFARLIPLFATLQQQVHQWLHALPALLAGETLLQQSLAASEQVTQDRSTWQLRHAIRLSGIGVSYAEREQVALDSVTLELPYLSTTAVVGPSGSGKSTLADVIAGLLAPDMGTITVDGVPIDASNRISWRHSVAYMTQDVFLFNDSIRNNLLCGHEEASEDALKEALHQAAADFVFDLPQGLDTQIGDAGVSLSGGERQRLALARALLRKPLLLILDEATSALDQDNELRICDAIGKLQETVTILIISHKPTTLEHATQVVELDRGRLVRCSNNPHLDATQECTACPSS; translated from the coding sequence ATGACCCTTGCGGTTGCCACCAGCGCCTTCATGCGCCTGCTCCGACGAGCCCCGACGAAAAAGGTCGTAAGCCTCTTCGCTCTGATGGTGTTGTGTGGTCTGACAGAAGGACTTGGCATTGCGATTGTCATTCCTCTGCTGCACGTTTTGCAGCCCTCACCTGATACCTCGGCCAACCTCACGAGCCCCCTCCTGTCAGCAGCCGGCGGGTTTGGCGACTGGTTGACGCCTGGGCCGTTACTGACCCTCTTCGTGCTACTGGTTGGCTTGCGTAGCCTCATTCAATACGGTCGCGAGCAACAGGCCGTACACCTGCAGCACCTCCTCATCGACAACCTGCGTCGCGAGTGTTTTTCAGCGCTTCTGCACGCTGAGTGGCGCTGGTTCATCAAGCGCCGTCGAAGTGATCTGGCCAGCCTGCTGCTCAATGACATCAATCGGATCGGCAATGGCCTCAACTTCGGACTCGCGACACTCGCCACGCTGATGACCATGGCCGTTTACCTGATCGCAGCCCTATTGCTGTCCTGGCAGATGACGTTGCTGGTGCTATTGAGTGCGGCTCTGCTATTGGCCGCGCTCAATGGCCAGCGCCACAATGCCCTGGCTCTCGGCCAAGGATTATCCGCTGCATTCAAAAAGATGCATGCCAACGTGCAGGACAGCCTGACGGGCATACGCCTGAGCAAGACTCTAGGCCGTGAAGAGATTCATCTGGAACAGTTCGAACAAGCCATGCACGACATGCGCGTGCAGCAAGAACGTTTCTCGGCCACGAGCGGCAAGACCAAAGCCCTGTTCCAATGTTCAGGGGTCGCGCTGCTGGCGTTTTATCTCTACATGGGGCTTGAGTTCTGGTCGGTCGCAACGGCGCAACTGCTGACACTGGTACTCATCTTCGCCCGCCTGATTCCGCTTTTTGCAACACTCCAGCAGCAGGTACACCAGTGGCTGCATGCCTTGCCGGCGCTGCTCGCGGGTGAAACCCTGCTCCAGCAGAGTCTGGCGGCAAGCGAGCAGGTAACCCAGGATCGCTCGACTTGGCAATTGCGCCATGCAATCCGCCTGAGTGGCATCGGTGTGAGCTATGCAGAGCGCGAGCAGGTCGCTTTGGACTCGGTGACCCTCGAGCTTCCCTACCTGAGCACAACTGCGGTCGTTGGGCCATCGGGCTCTGGGAAGAGCACGCTAGCCGATGTCATCGCCGGCCTGCTGGCTCCGGATATGGGCACGATTACCGTCGATGGCGTACCGATAGATGCGAGCAATCGCATCTCCTGGCGTCATAGCGTGGCCTACATGACCCAAGATGTGTTCCTCTTCAACGACAGCATTCGCAACAACCTGCTGTGTGGCCATGAAGAGGCAAGCGAGGATGCACTGAAAGAGGCTCTGCATCAGGCAGCAGCCGACTTCGTCTTCGACCTGCCGCAAGGACTCGACACCCAGATTGGTGATGCCGGAGTCAGCCTCTCCGGAGGCGAACGGCAGCGGCTTGCCCTGGCCCGCGCGCTTCTGCGTAAACCTCTGCTGCTGATTCTCGACGAAGCCACCAGCGCACTGGATCAGGACAATGAGCTGCGTATTTGCGACGCGATTGGCAAACTGCAAGAAACGGTGACCATTCTGATCATCAGCCACAAACCAACAACGCTGGAACATGCCACCCAAGTGGTCGAACTGGATCGAGGTCGCCTGGTTAGATGCAGCAACAATCCCCATCTCGACGCCACTCAGGAGTGCACCGCATGCCCCAGCAGCTAG
- a CDS encoding lasso peptide biosynthesis B2 protein has translation MYAQLRCRLHNFLSKPRAQRYALPIVWPLLGLSRALVLLLPFRLLSKLLGAEHGPYPLSCLATPQQTRRALDIGRTVRWAACHTPWTSNCFAQALAARILLGAAGVPCVTCFGLSRDEQKELIAHAWVSVGPIRVCGGDGLARYKVVGCFVTSGRETP, from the coding sequence ATGTACGCACAACTACGCTGCCGGCTGCATAACTTCCTAAGCAAGCCGCGCGCTCAACGCTACGCTCTGCCCATCGTCTGGCCATTGCTTGGCTTGAGCCGAGCGCTGGTTCTGCTGCTGCCCTTTCGCTTATTGAGCAAACTGCTCGGTGCAGAGCACGGCCCATATCCACTCTCATGCCTGGCGACGCCGCAACAAACCAGGCGAGCGCTCGATATTGGCCGTACCGTTCGCTGGGCTGCATGCCATACGCCCTGGACTTCCAATTGTTTCGCCCAGGCCCTTGCCGCCCGGATACTGTTGGGTGCAGCAGGCGTCCCCTGCGTGACCTGCTTTGGTTTGTCTCGCGACGAGCAGAAAGAACTGATCGCACATGCCTGGGTAAGCGTCGGGCCAATTCGCGTCTGCGGTGGTGACGGCCTTGCCCGCTACAAGGTCGTAGGCTGTTTCGTCACTTCCGGCCGTGAAACGCCATGA
- a CDS encoding PqqD family peptide modification chaperone — MSHLADNSRVIRSPDLIATEMDGDIVMMHVSSGQYFGISGVGPRLWALLERPMTIEQMTNTIVSEYKIDEQTCRGDILIFVQALLDQGAAQTI, encoded by the coding sequence ATGTCCCATCTAGCCGACAACAGCCGCGTCATCCGCTCGCCTGACCTCATTGCAACCGAGATGGATGGCGACATCGTCATGATGCATGTCAGCAGTGGTCAGTACTTCGGCATCAGCGGAGTAGGCCCGCGCCTATGGGCATTGCTCGAACGGCCAATGACCATTGAGCAAATGACCAACACCATCGTCAGCGAGTACAAGATCGACGAACAGACCTGCCGTGGGGATATTCTGATATTCGTGCAAGCCCTTCTGGATCAGGGCGCAGCCCAGACCATCTGA
- a CDS encoding MltR family transcriptional regulator — MSATDLANESDRGCVLVAAAMLDEFLEESIKERIQENNVSNKTVKSLFDANGPIANFSSKILICRSFGIIDDASFHDLMIVRKLRNTFAHTTNEASFLEKDVIQKVRSMHFVQKCMNTTHKEFLPQNNPTGSSPTEHPKDWELRAKGLLPVDKSMFCTAVIYIQIHILEKRAMHLKENQKKQNKPSSVYTSSDVQSVETLSKTQS, encoded by the coding sequence ATGTCTGCAACTGACTTGGCAAATGAATCTGACAGGGGCTGTGTTTTAGTAGCAGCCGCCATGCTAGACGAATTTTTGGAAGAATCTATAAAAGAACGGATTCAAGAGAATAACGTCTCAAATAAAACCGTAAAAAGCCTTTTTGACGCCAACGGCCCAATTGCTAACTTCTCTTCCAAGATACTAATCTGCCGGTCATTTGGCATCATTGACGACGCAAGCTTTCATGATTTAATGATAGTAAGAAAGCTCAGAAACACTTTTGCGCACACAACAAATGAAGCAAGCTTCTTAGAAAAAGACGTCATACAAAAAGTAAGAAGCATGCACTTCGTACAAAAATGCATGAACACAACACACAAAGAATTCCTCCCACAAAACAATCCCACAGGATCAAGTCCAACAGAACATCCAAAGGACTGGGAACTGAGAGCAAAAGGATTGCTCCCCGTTGATAAATCAATGTTTTGCACAGCAGTAATATATATACAAATTCACATATTAGAAAAAAGAGCTATGCACTTAAAGGAAAACCAAAAAAAGCAAAATAAACCAAGCTCTGTTTATACAAGCAGCGACGTACAAAGTGTCGAAACACTGTCGAAAACACAGTCCTAG
- a CDS encoding DNA-binding protein: MTSLKDLAEVNSKEYVRWQSIKRGKARISAEEIEQLGKLYTSYRWWLMTGDVMPDKGQTSPDYDEANRNLTSQNAG; this comes from the coding sequence ATGACCAGCCTCAAAGACCTTGCCGAGGTGAACAGCAAGGAATACGTGAGGTGGCAAAGCATCAAACGCGGAAAGGCAAGGATCAGCGCAGAAGAGATCGAGCAACTCGGCAAGCTATACACGAGTTACCGCTGGTGGCTAATGACAGGTGACGTGATGCCAGACAAAGGGCAGACCAGCCCTGATTACGACGAAGCCAACAGAAACTTGACCAGTCAAAACGCGGGATAG
- a CDS encoding phage integrase, translating to MAIDQLPDGRWKVDVEPIKGKRFRKTFKTKGEAQRFEASCRAKVVENPDWSPRPKDRRTLAELVGLWFDLHGHSLRDGERRRSKLDALAKRLRNPQGVKLDPQTYAQDRRIRLGEGASPKTLNNELGYLRAVYNELRGLGVIDYANPLALVKPLKVQERELSWLTTEQIAELLEEIRRGCDNPHVEIIALICLATGARWSEAEKLKPTGLRNGVITFSGTKNGKVRSVPITAELEAKIVRHWKQHGQPNSAITSFRRALARTTIRLPKGQAAHSLRHTFASHFIQNGGNILTLQKILGHSSLAMTMRYAHLAPDHLLDAVRFGPLSSL from the coding sequence ATGGCGATTGATCAGCTACCGGATGGCCGCTGGAAAGTCGACGTGGAGCCCATCAAGGGCAAGCGCTTCCGCAAGACGTTCAAGACCAAGGGCGAAGCCCAGCGCTTCGAAGCATCCTGCAGGGCCAAGGTCGTCGAGAACCCCGATTGGTCGCCTAGGCCAAAAGACCGTCGCACGCTCGCCGAGCTGGTTGGCCTCTGGTTCGACCTGCACGGGCATTCCCTGCGCGATGGTGAACGCCGCCGTAGCAAGCTCGATGCTCTGGCCAAGCGCCTGCGTAATCCCCAAGGTGTCAAGCTCGACCCGCAAACCTACGCTCAGGATCGCCGGATCAGGCTAGGGGAGGGCGCCTCGCCCAAGACGCTGAACAACGAGTTGGGCTACCTGCGTGCCGTCTACAACGAGCTACGTGGTTTGGGTGTGATCGACTACGCCAACCCGCTTGCCCTGGTGAAGCCGCTCAAGGTGCAGGAACGGGAGTTGTCCTGGCTGACCACCGAACAGATCGCCGAGCTGCTGGAAGAGATCCGGCGCGGCTGTGACAACCCGCACGTCGAGATAATCGCCCTGATCTGTCTGGCCACCGGTGCTCGATGGTCAGAGGCTGAGAAGTTGAAACCGACCGGGCTACGTAATGGCGTGATTACCTTCAGCGGAACCAAGAACGGCAAGGTTCGTTCGGTGCCGATCACTGCAGAGCTGGAAGCCAAGATCGTCAGACATTGGAAGCAACACGGCCAGCCCAACTCGGCCATCACCTCATTCCGCCGCGCCCTGGCCAGGACGACCATCCGCCTACCGAAAGGCCAGGCCGCTCACTCCCTGCGCCACACCTTCGCCAGCCACTTCATCCAGAACGGCGGGAACATCCTCACCCTGCAGAAAATCCTGGGTCACTCCAGCCTGGCCATGACCATGCGTTACGCGCACCTGGCGCCGGATCATCTGCTGGATGCGGTACGCTTTGGCCCGCTCTCGTCTCTATGA
- a CDS encoding type II toxin-antitoxin system RelE/ParE family toxin: MTWDIEYTDEFGEWWESLSAEEQESVAVSVQLLEERGPSLGFPHSSGINGSRHSHMRELRTQHEGRPYRTLYAFDPRRSAILLIGGDKTGDDRWYDINVPLSDRLYDEHLEQLRKEGLIDG, translated from the coding sequence ATGACTTGGGATATTGAATACACCGACGAATTCGGTGAGTGGTGGGAAAGCTTGTCTGCTGAGGAGCAAGAGTCCGTCGCGGTGTCAGTCCAGCTTTTGGAGGAGCGAGGCCCGTCACTCGGCTTTCCACACAGCAGCGGAATCAATGGTTCTCGTCACAGCCACATGCGGGAGCTGAGGACGCAGCACGAAGGGCGACCCTACAGAACCCTGTATGCATTCGATCCCAGGCGCTCGGCTATTTTGCTGATCGGTGGCGACAAGACTGGTGATGATCGTTGGTATGACATCAACGTTCCGCTGTCTGATCGACTGTATGACGAACATCTGGAACAGCTTCGAAAGGAGGGCTTGATAGATGGCTAA